A genomic segment from Salmo trutta unplaced genomic scaffold, fSalTru1.1, whole genome shotgun sequence encodes:
- the LOC115187796 gene encoding cardiomyopathy-associated protein 5-like isoform X1 — MWALVQVKMADTGSFPFMSDKMVNPFSLCFSYRWFSLGYRVPYLPDSLGHKEEEYLPDSLGHKEEEEVEEDLPDSLGHKEKEEEGEYLPDSLGHKEEEYLPDSLGHKEKEEEDLPDSLGHKEGEEDLPDSLGHKEEEEDLPDSLGHKEEEEEYLPDSLGHKEEEEEEYLLDSLGHKEEEEEEDLPDSLGHKEEEEEWEYLADSLGHKEEEEDLPDSLGHKEEEEEDLPDSLGHKEEEEEEDLPDSLGHNEEEEEDLPDSLGHKEEEEEDLPDSLGHKEEDLPDSLGHKEEDLPDSLGHKEEDLPDSLGHKEEDLPDSLGHKEEDLPDSLGHKEEDLPDSLGHKEEDLPDSLGHKEEDLPDSLGHKEEDLPDSLGHKEEDLPDSLGHKEEDLPDSLGHKEEEEEDLPDSLGHKEEEEEDLPDSLGHKEEEDLPDSLGHKEEEEEDLPDSLGHKEEEDLPDSLGVGKMRKSGTDLQKGSKL, encoded by the exons ATGTGGGCCTTGGTTCAGGTTAAAATGGCCGACACTGGATCATTTCCTTTCATGTCTGACAAAATGGTAAATCCATTCAGTCTCTGCTTCTCATATAGATGGTTCAGTCTGGGTTATAGAGTACCTTACCTACCTGACAGCCTGGGTCATAAAGAGGAGGAGTACCTACCTGACAGCCTGGGTcataaagaggaggaggaggtggaggaggacctACCTGACAGCCTGGGTCataaagagaaggaggaggagggggagtacCTACCTGACAGCCTGGGTCATAAAGAGGAGGAGTACCTACCTGACAGCCTGGGTCataaagagaaggaggaggaggacctaCCTGACAGCCTGGGTCataaagagggggaggaggacctACCTGACAGCCTGGGTcataaagaagaggaggaggacctaCCTGACAGCCTGGGTcataaagaggaggaggaggagtacctaCCTGACAGCCTGGGTcataaagaggaggaggaggaggagtacctaCTTGACAGCCTGGGTcataaagaggaggaggaggaggaggacctaCCTGACAGCCTGGGTcataaagaggaggaggaggagtgggagtaCCTAGCTGACAGCCTGGGTcataaagaggaggaggaggacctaCCTGACAGCCTGGGTcataaagaggaggaggaggaggacctaCCTGACAGCCTGGGTcataaagaggaggaggaggaggaggacctaCCTGACAGCCTGGGTCAtaacgaggaggaggaggaggacctaC CTGACAGCCTGGGTcataaagaggaggaggaggaggacctaCCTGACAGCCTGGGTCATAAAGAGGAGGACCTACCTGACAGCCTGGGTCATAAAGAAGAGGACCTACCTGACAGCCTGGGTCATAAAGAAGAGGACCTACCTGACAGCCTGGGTCATAAAGAAGAGGACCTACCTGACAGCCTGGGTCATAAAGAAGAGGACCTACCTGACAGCCTGGGTCATAAAGAAGAGGACCTACCTGACAGCCTGGGTCATAAAGAAGAGGACCTACCTGACAGCCTGGGTCATAAAGAAGAGGACCTACCTGACAGCCTGGGTCATAAAGAAGAGGACCTACCTGACAGCCTGGGTCATAAAGAAGAGGACCTACCTGACAGCCTGGGTCATAAAGAAGAGGACCTACCTGACAGCCTGGGTcataaagaggaggaggaagaggacctACCTGACAGCCTGGGTcataaagaggaggaggaagaggacctACCTGACAGCCTGGGTCATAAAGAGGAGGAGGACCTACCTGACAGCCTGGGTcataaagaggaggaggaggaggacctaCCTGACAGCCTGGGTCATAAAGAGGAGGAGGACCTACCTGACAGCCTGGGGGTAGGGAAGATGAGGAAGAGTGGTACTGACCTTCAGAAAGGCTCCAAGCTGTAA
- the LOC115187796 gene encoding cardiomyopathy-associated protein 5-like isoform X2 codes for MWALVQVKMADTGSFPFMSDKMVNPFSLCFSYRWFSLGYRVPYLPDSLGHKEEEYLPDSLGHKEEEEEEEYLLDSLGHKEEEEEEDLPDSLGHKEEEEEWEYLADSLGHKEEEEDLPDSLGHKEEEEEDLPDSLGHKEEEEEEDLPDSLGHNEEEEEDLPDSLGHKEEEEEDLPDSLGHKEEEDLPDSLGHKEEEDLPDILGHKEEEDLPDSLGHKEEEEEDLPDSLGHKEEDLPDSLGHKEEDLPDSLGHKEEDLPDSLGHKEEDLPDSLGHKEEDLPDSLGHKEEDLPDSLGHKEEDLPDSLGHKEEDLPDSLGHKEEDLPDSLGHKEEDLPDSLGHKEEDLPDSLGHKEEEEEDLPDSLGHKEEEEEDLPDSLGHKEEEDLPDSLGHKEEEEEDLPDSLGHKEEEDLPDSLGVGKMRKSGTDLQKGSKL; via the exons ATGTGGGCCTTGGTTCAGGTTAAAATGGCCGACACTGGATCATTTCCTTTCATGTCTGACAAAATGGTAAATCCATTCAGTCTCTGCTTCTCATATAGATGGTTCAGTCTGGGTTATAGAGTACCTTACCTACCTGACAGCCTGGGTCATAAAGAGGAGGAGTACCTACCTGACAGCCTGGGTcataaagaggaggaggag gaggaggagtacctaCTTGACAGCCTGGGTcataaagaggaggaggaggaggaggacctaCCTGACAGCCTGGGTcataaagaggaggaggaggagtgggagtaCCTAGCTGACAGCCTGGGTcataaagaggaggaggaggacctaCCTGACAGCCTGGGTcataaagaggaggaggaggaggacctaCCTGACAGCCTGGGTcataaagaggaggaggaggaggaggacctaCCTGACAGCCTGGGTCAtaacgaggaggaggaggaggacctaCCTGACAGCCTGGGTcataaagaggaggaggaggaggacctaCCTGACAGCCTGGGTCATAAAGAGGAGGAGGACCTACCTGACAGCCTGGGTCATAAAGAGGAGGAGGACCTACCTGACATCCTGGGTCATAAAGAGGAGGAGGACCTACCTGACAGCCTGGGTcataaagaggaggaggaggaggacctaCCTGACAGCCTGGGTCATAAAGAGGAGGACCTACCTGACAGCCTGGGTCATAAAGAAGAGGACCTACCTGACAGCCTGGGTCATAAAGAAGAGGACCTACCTGACAGCCTGGGTCATAAAGAAGAGGACCTACCTGACAGCCTGGGTCATAAAGAAGAGGACCTACCTGACAGCCTGGGTCATAAAGAAGAGGACCTACCTGACAGCCTGGGTCATAAAGAAGAGGACCTACCTGACAGCCTGGGTCATAAAGAAGAGGACCTACCTGACAGCCTGGGTCATAAAGAAGAGGACCTACCTGACAGCCTGGGTCATAAAGAAGAGGACCTACCTGACAGCCTGGGTCATAAAGAAGAGGACCTACCTGACAGCCTGGGTcataaagaggaggaggaagaggacctACCTGACAGCCTGGGTcataaagaggaggaggaagaggacctACCTGACAGCCTGGGTCATAAAGAGGAGGAGGACCTACCTGACAGCCTGGGTcataaagaggaggaggaggaggacctaCCTGACAGCCTGGGTCATAAAGAGGAGGAGGACCTACCTGACAGCCTGGGGGTAGGGAAGATGAGGAAGAGTGGTACTGACCTTCAGAAAGGCTCCAAGCTGTAA